A DNA window from Novosphingobium sp. RL4 contains the following coding sequences:
- a CDS encoding efflux RND transporter periplasmic adaptor subunit, whose protein sequence is MTEAETGVLDTFLGAGNRRGRGHKLSLALLALAVIASIFLLMRFLGGTDSPYYTALVERGDVTPLVSERGTVHGSGEVVLAAALDGTVTAEGVPAGGKVEEGQVLATIDAEPLRSTLAADRALVSAAESDLAAARAAREEAAAKLGRFEDVWRRSGHRVPAINELEGARGAVERAGREVSAAEARLSAARSSLKADSEKLASAVVRAPFSGFVVDRNISNGQRVRTGMRLFTLAASDETLEIEVPLAKAGNAEIGTGTVARVRLDAMPDEAQQATLARVLVDRADAPGSRRAAFTLENPAQTVRPGMAATVEIALPPRKGVMLVPDAALTFEPENSADRSRARIYLVSADGEPRRVYVATGAGDGKRTEVIANDLKPGDEVIIGWRNPPAR, encoded by the coding sequence GTGACTGAAGCCGAAACGGGCGTACTCGATACATTCCTGGGCGCGGGCAACCGGCGCGGGCGGGGGCACAAGCTCAGCCTCGCGCTGCTGGCGCTGGCGGTGATCGCCTCGATCTTCCTGCTGATGCGGTTCCTGGGCGGCACCGATTCTCCTTATTACACCGCCCTGGTCGAACGCGGCGACGTGACGCCGCTGGTGTCCGAGCGAGGCACCGTCCACGGCAGCGGCGAAGTCGTGCTGGCGGCGGCGCTGGACGGCACCGTCACGGCGGAAGGCGTTCCGGCCGGCGGCAAGGTGGAGGAAGGGCAAGTCCTTGCCACCATCGACGCCGAGCCCCTGCGCAGCACGCTCGCCGCGGACCGTGCGCTGGTGTCCGCCGCCGAATCCGACCTTGCGGCCGCCCGCGCCGCGCGCGAGGAGGCGGCGGCCAAGCTCGGCCGGTTCGAGGATGTCTGGCGGCGCTCCGGCCACCGGGTTCCCGCGATCAACGAACTCGAAGGTGCGCGCGGCGCCGTGGAACGTGCCGGCCGCGAGGTTTCCGCCGCCGAAGCCCGGCTTTCCGCCGCAAGAAGCAGCCTGAAGGCCGATAGCGAGAAGCTGGCCTCCGCCGTGGTCCGCGCGCCGTTCTCGGGCTTCGTGGTCGATCGCAACATCAGCAACGGCCAGCGCGTCCGCACCGGGATGCGCCTGTTCACGCTGGCGGCCAGCGACGAGACGCTGGAGATCGAGGTCCCGCTGGCCAAGGCCGGCAATGCCGAGATCGGCACCGGCACGGTCGCGCGGGTGCGGCTGGATGCGATGCCGGACGAAGCGCAGCAGGCCACGCTGGCGCGCGTGCTGGTAGACCGCGCCGATGCGCCGGGTTCGCGCCGCGCGGCGTTCACGCTGGAAAATCCGGCGCAGACCGTTCGCCCCGGCATGGCCGCCACGGTCGAGATCGCCCTGCCGCCGCGCAAGGGCGTGATGCTGGTGCCCGATGCCGCGCTGACCTTCGAACCGGAAAACTCGGCTGATCGCAGCAGGGCGCGCATTTATCTCGTTTCGGCGGACGGAGAGCCGCGCCGGGTCTATGTTGCGACCGGCGCGGGCGATGGCAAGCGCACCGAAGTCATCGCGAACGACCTCAAGCCTGGCGACGAGGTCATCATCGGATGGCGCAACCCGCCTGCTCGCTGA
- the pobA gene encoding 4-hydroxybenzoate 3-monooxygenase produces the protein MRTQVAIVGAGPAGLLLGHLLRAEGIDCVVVERQTGEYVLSRIRAGVLEQGTVALMERLGLDARMKAEGLPHDGFNLADGERLIRIDIKALTGKQVMVYGQTELTRDLMEASEERGLEVIYQAVDVALHDIESDAPFVTYAKDGTEHRIDARFIVGCDGFHGPSRAAIPASVGQTFERVYPFGWLGILADVPPCNHELIYAHHERGFALASQRSHTRSRYYIDVPLTEKLEDWSDERIWDELSIRLGPDAAAHITRGPSIEKSIAPLRSFVFEPMRHGSLLLCGDSAHIVPPTGAKGLNLAASDVYYACEALGAFFKAGDNDAVAGYSAKALRRVWASERFSWSLTKLMHRFPDDGPFERRMQLAELDYIASSEHARRVIAENYVGLPV, from the coding sequence ATGCGCACTCAAGTCGCCATCGTCGGGGCCGGCCCGGCCGGACTTTTGCTCGGACACCTGCTGCGTGCCGAGGGCATCGACTGTGTCGTCGTCGAGCGGCAGACCGGCGAATATGTCCTCTCCCGCATCCGCGCCGGCGTGCTCGAACAGGGCACCGTCGCACTGATGGAGCGCCTCGGCCTCGATGCCCGGATGAAAGCCGAAGGGCTGCCGCATGACGGGTTCAACCTGGCCGACGGCGAACGCCTGATCCGCATCGACATCAAGGCGCTGACCGGCAAGCAGGTCATGGTTTACGGGCAGACCGAACTCACGCGCGACCTGATGGAAGCGAGCGAGGAACGCGGCCTCGAAGTGATCTACCAGGCCGTCGATGTCGCCCTGCACGATATCGAGAGCGACGCGCCTTTCGTGACGTACGCGAAGGACGGCACGGAGCACCGCATCGACGCGCGCTTCATCGTCGGCTGCGACGGTTTCCACGGTCCCTCGCGCGCGGCGATCCCGGCCAGCGTCGGCCAGACTTTCGAGCGCGTCTATCCCTTCGGCTGGCTCGGCATCCTGGCCGATGTGCCGCCGTGCAATCACGAACTGATCTATGCGCACCACGAACGCGGCTTCGCGCTCGCCTCGCAGCGCAGCCACACGCGCAGCCGCTATTATATCGACGTGCCGCTGACCGAGAAGCTGGAGGACTGGAGCGACGAGCGCATCTGGGACGAACTCTCGATCCGCCTCGGCCCCGATGCCGCCGCGCACATCACGCGCGGCCCTTCCATCGAAAAGTCGATCGCGCCGCTGCGCTCCTTCGTGTTCGAGCCGATGCGGCACGGCAGCCTGCTCCTCTGCGGCGATTCCGCGCATATCGTGCCGCCCACCGGCGCCAAGGGCCTCAACCTTGCCGCCAGCGACGTCTACTACGCCTGCGAGGCGCTCGGCGCGTTCTTCAAGGCGGGCGACAACGACGCCGTGGCGGGCTACTCGGCCAAGGCGCTGCGCCGGGTCTGGGCTTCTGAACGGTTCAGCTGGTCGCTCACCAAGCTCATGCACCGCTTCCCCGACGATGGCCCCTTCGAGCGCCGGATGCAGCTTGCCGAGCTCGACTATATCGCATCGAGCGAACACGCCCGGCGGGTGATCGCCGAGAACTACGTGGGGCTTCCGGTCTAG
- the mdoH gene encoding glucans biosynthesis glucosyltransferase MdoH, whose amino-acid sequence MNRALSPLPPEAPLAMPVQDLDGIAPGTIAVATSPHGMLVKRLLLIALTAMIGLAASSEVRFAFSRDGLDAIEVILLLFFVPLFCWISFGFVTATIGFLQLISGKHPGFTAIPSPASSLRHRTAVLMPVYNESVEATFGRVRAMTNSIAASGAAEWIDFFVLSDSNAFHGKREEAAWRELAAEAPIALYYRRREKNIARKPGNIAEWVQRFGGAYENMLILDADSLMSGDAIVGMAAIMEERPSIGLLQTVPMIINAKTVFQRWMRFASEAYGPIASAGLLWWSGAESNFWGHNAIVRTRAFAEACGLPELPGKAPFGGHILSHDMLESALLRRRGWAVHMVMIDGSYEEFPPTIVDHAIRDRRWMQGNLQHLRLLDASGLHWVSRLHLLIGASAYLTSPGWLLLLLTSIAQAAASKGGQLLGVGTPPSVLWLTVLLLFGPKLMGTIWVLADGTRRRSFGGFGGVLRSVALEVPLAILLAPVTMVMQVKALFGLALGIPAHWNTQERDARRISVREVLPDLKEHIALGLVFAATAFIDPVTALWLSPLTLGLLASPWLISLTSSQQLGERAERHGCFAVPASTIDDPVEHANDDIQEGGTPPLVIG is encoded by the coding sequence ATGAACCGCGCCTTGAGCCCGCTTCCGCCCGAAGCGCCGCTGGCCATGCCGGTGCAGGATCTGGACGGCATCGCGCCGGGCACCATCGCCGTTGCCACCAGTCCGCACGGGATGCTGGTGAAGCGCCTGCTGCTGATCGCGCTGACCGCGATGATCGGCCTTGCCGCCTCCAGCGAAGTGCGTTTCGCCTTCTCGCGCGATGGGCTCGACGCGATCGAGGTGATCCTGCTGCTGTTCTTCGTGCCGCTGTTCTGCTGGATCTCGTTCGGCTTCGTCACCGCGACGATCGGCTTCCTCCAGCTCATCAGCGGCAAGCATCCCGGCTTTACCGCGATCCCCAGCCCGGCATCCTCGCTGCGGCATCGCACCGCCGTGCTCATGCCGGTCTATAACGAGAGCGTCGAGGCCACGTTCGGCCGCGTGCGGGCGATGACCAATTCGATTGCGGCTTCGGGCGCGGCGGAGTGGATCGACTTCTTCGTGCTCAGCGATTCCAACGCCTTCCACGGCAAGCGCGAGGAAGCCGCCTGGCGCGAACTCGCCGCCGAGGCGCCGATCGCGCTCTATTACCGCCGCCGAGAGAAGAACATCGCGCGCAAGCCCGGCAATATCGCCGAATGGGTCCAGCGCTTCGGCGGCGCTTACGAGAACATGCTGATCCTCGATGCGGACTCGCTGATGAGCGGCGATGCCATCGTCGGCATGGCCGCGATCATGGAGGAGCGCCCCTCGATCGGCCTGCTCCAGACCGTGCCGATGATCATCAACGCCAAGACGGTGTTCCAGCGCTGGATGCGCTTCGCCAGCGAGGCCTACGGGCCGATCGCCTCGGCGGGGCTGCTCTGGTGGTCGGGCGCGGAATCGAACTTCTGGGGCCACAACGCCATCGTCCGCACGCGCGCCTTCGCCGAAGCCTGCGGCTTGCCCGAACTGCCGGGCAAGGCGCCGTTCGGCGGGCACATCCTCAGCCATGACATGCTGGAATCCGCGCTCCTGCGCCGCCGGGGCTGGGCCGTCCACATGGTCATGATCGACGGCAGCTACGAGGAATTCCCGCCCACCATCGTCGATCACGCGATCCGTGACCGGCGCTGGATGCAGGGCAACCTCCAGCACTTGCGCCTGCTCGATGCATCGGGCCTGCACTGGGTGAGCCGCCTGCACCTGCTGATCGGCGCATCGGCCTATCTCACCTCGCCGGGCTGGCTGCTGCTGCTGCTGACGTCCATCGCGCAGGCCGCGGCCAGCAAGGGCGGCCAGCTTCTGGGCGTGGGCACCCCGCCGAGCGTGCTGTGGCTTACCGTGCTGCTGCTGTTCGGTCCCAAGCTGATGGGGACCATCTGGGTTCTGGCCGACGGGACGCGCCGCCGCAGCTTCGGCGGCTTCGGCGGCGTCCTGCGCTCGGTTGCGCTGGAAGTGCCGCTGGCGATCCTGCTGGCGCCGGTGACGATGGTGATGCAGGTCAAGGCGCTGTTCGGCCTTGCGCTGGGCATTCCGGCGCACTGGAACACGCAGGAGCGCGACGCCCGCCGCATTTCGGTGCGCGAAGTGCTGCCCGACCTCAAGGAGCACATCGCGCTCGGCCTCGTCTTTGCGGCCACGGCATTCATCGATCCGGTGACGGCGCTGTGGCTTTCGCCGCTGACGCTGGGCCTGCTCGCCTCGCCCTGGCTCATCAGCCTGACGTCGAGCCAGCAGCTTGGCGAACGGGCGGAGCGCCACGGCTGCTTCGCCGTTCCCGCTTCGACGATCGACGATCCGGTCGAACACGCCAACGACGATATTCAGGAGGGCGGCACGCCCCCGCTGGTCATCGGGTAG
- a CDS encoding LysR substrate-binding domain-containing protein yields the protein MMLGQWDGIEEFVIVARLGSFTQAAEAYGASVTHMSRALARLEARLQVQLLHRTTRSLRLTETGQIFLETCRRLIEERDEAIAAITSQGEPRGHLRVTCSYALGEKFVAPLVRELSQAYPAISVTLDLDNSLVDLIADGYDLAIRTGHLEDSRLVATRVASRTLVTLASPAYLDARGRPSDIADLSRHECLVGSAAQWHFRGGRTFRPQGRWRCNSGNALLEAALAGMGICQLPAFYLGDRVAAGRLEPVLAALAPEEEPIWAVYPQRRHLSPKVSALVAHLRAQLPARLAEASA from the coding sequence ATGATGCTCGGCCAGTGGGACGGTATCGAGGAGTTCGTGATCGTGGCGCGCCTCGGCAGCTTCACGCAGGCGGCCGAGGCCTACGGCGCTTCGGTTACGCACATGAGCCGGGCGCTGGCGCGGCTGGAGGCGCGCCTGCAGGTGCAACTGCTTCACCGCACCACGCGCTCGCTGCGGCTGACCGAGACGGGGCAGATATTCCTCGAAACCTGCCGCCGCCTGATCGAGGAACGGGACGAGGCCATCGCCGCCATCACCTCGCAAGGCGAGCCGCGCGGGCATTTGCGCGTCACCTGTTCCTATGCGCTGGGCGAGAAGTTCGTGGCGCCGCTGGTGCGCGAACTGTCGCAGGCCTATCCGGCGATCTCGGTGACGCTGGACCTCGACAACTCGCTGGTGGACCTGATCGCCGATGGCTACGATCTGGCGATCCGCACCGGCCATCTGGAGGACTCGCGGCTGGTGGCCACCCGCGTCGCCTCACGGACATTGGTGACGCTGGCCTCGCCCGCCTACCTCGACGCGCGGGGGCGTCCTTCCGATATCGCCGACCTTTCCCGCCACGAATGCCTCGTCGGCTCGGCCGCGCAGTGGCATTTCCGGGGCGGCCGGACCTTTCGCCCGCAAGGACGCTGGCGCTGCAACAGCGGCAATGCCCTGCTGGAAGCGGCGCTGGCGGGGATGGGCATTTGCCAGCTACCGGCGTTCTATTTAGGCGACCGTGTGGCCGCCGGAAGACTGGAGCCGGTGCTGGCGGCGCTGGCGCCGGAAGAAGAGCCGATCTGGGCGGTCTATCCGCAGCGCCGGCACCTCTCCCCCAAAGTCAGCGCGCTGGTGGCGCACTTGCGCGCGCAGCTGCCCGCAAGGCTGGCCGAAGCCAGCGCCTGA
- a CDS encoding S-(hydroxymethyl)glutathione dehydrogenase/class III alcohol dehydrogenase, translated as MKTRAAVAFEAKKPLEIVELDLQGPKAGEVLVEIMATGICHTDAYTLDGFDSEGIFPSVLGHEGAGVVREVGAGVTSVVPGDHVIPLYTPECRQCKSCLSGKTNLCTAIRATQGKGLMPDGTTRFSYKGQPIYHYMGCSTFSNFTVLPEIAVAKIREDAPFQSSCYIGCGVTTGVGAVINTAKVQVGDNVVVFGLGGIGLNVIQGARLAGANKIIGVDINPDREEWGRRFGMTDFLNTKGMSREDVVAKIVLMTDGGADYTFDATGNTEVMRTALEACHRGWGTSIVIGVAEAGKTIETRPFQLVTGRNWRGTAFGGAKGRTDVPKIVDMYMTGKIEIDPMITHVMGLEEINTAFDLMHEGKSIRSVVVF; from the coding sequence ATGAAGACCCGCGCCGCCGTCGCCTTCGAGGCCAAGAAGCCGCTCGAAATCGTCGAACTCGACCTTCAAGGCCCCAAGGCGGGCGAGGTTCTGGTCGAGATCATGGCGACCGGCATCTGCCATACCGATGCCTACACGCTGGACGGTTTCGACAGCGAGGGCATCTTCCCCAGCGTGCTCGGCCATGAAGGCGCGGGCGTGGTGCGCGAAGTGGGCGCGGGCGTCACCTCGGTGGTGCCGGGCGATCACGTGATCCCGCTCTACACCCCGGAATGCCGCCAGTGTAAGTCGTGCCTTTCGGGCAAGACCAACCTCTGCACCGCGATCCGCGCCACGCAGGGGAAGGGCCTGATGCCGGACGGCACCACGCGCTTTTCCTACAAGGGCCAGCCGATCTACCACTACATGGGCTGCTCGACCTTCTCGAACTTCACCGTTCTGCCCGAGATCGCCGTCGCCAAGATCCGTGAGGACGCGCCGTTCCAGTCCTCTTGCTACATCGGTTGCGGCGTCACCACCGGCGTCGGCGCGGTCATCAACACCGCCAAGGTGCAGGTGGGCGACAACGTGGTGGTCTTCGGCCTTGGCGGCATCGGCCTCAACGTGATCCAGGGCGCGCGCCTTGCCGGGGCGAACAAGATCATCGGCGTGGACATCAACCCCGACCGCGAGGAATGGGGCCGCCGCTTCGGCATGACCGACTTCCTCAATACCAAGGGCATGAGCCGCGAGGACGTGGTCGCCAAGATTGTGCTGATGACCGACGGCGGTGCGGACTACACCTTCGACGCCACCGGCAACACCGAAGTGATGCGCACCGCGTTGGAAGCCTGCCATCGCGGCTGGGGCACCTCGATCGTGATCGGCGTGGCCGAAGCGGGCAAGACCATCGAGACGCGCCCGTTCCAGCTCGTCACCGGCCGCAACTGGCGCGGCACCGCGTTCGGCGGCGCCAAGGGCCGTACCGACGTGCCCAAGATCGTCGACATGTACATGACCGGCAAGATCGAGATCGACCCGATGATCACCCACGTCATGGGCCTGGAAGAGATCAATACCGCGTTCGACCTGATGCACGAGGGCAAGTCGATCCGTTCGGTCGTCGTCTTCTGA
- a CDS encoding glucan biosynthesis protein, producing the protein MRDAGTIATEVANRSIARREFSGLVAALAGFVALPPMARAAAQPRFAPARPFSWDVLVQQARALAARPWAEPQVSPHAVADFDAVGKLTYGPAQALGGDVRLFPTARGTSPHAVTLHLVENGSARQLVDARGLFVGGKQADPAGFRVMTQDQHSDWLAFLGASYFRSSGSRDQYGLSARGIAVDTALPKAEEFPAFTEFWIENLGPDRVRIHALLDGPSVTGAYAFDCRKGTAGVTQDVRAALFFRRDVERLGAAPITSMFWYDQSDSAKRADWRPEIHDSDGLAIWTGSGERIWVPLSNPAANRTNALRADHVKGFGLLQRDQAFDHYQDDGAFYDRRPSLWVEPQGDWGAGTVMLYRMPTGSETQDNVAAFWVSDQPAKAGQGREFAYRLTWTSQDPTAGTAARCVDSWQGAAGRPGDEPVSQEARKFVFDFDGPALRGLGRDSGVTAATNLPPKALLHAAAYPVAGQDGRWRVTLDVRPAAVPSPEFRLYLKRGDQALSETVIQGVQP; encoded by the coding sequence ATGAGGGACGCAGGCACGATCGCGACCGAGGTCGCAAACAGATCGATCGCCCGGCGCGAATTTTCCGGACTTGTGGCCGCGCTCGCCGGTTTCGTGGCCCTGCCGCCGATGGCGCGGGCCGCGGCGCAGCCCCGCTTCGCCCCCGCGCGTCCGTTTTCGTGGGACGTTCTGGTCCAGCAGGCGCGCGCTCTGGCCGCACGGCCATGGGCGGAGCCGCAAGTCTCGCCCCATGCGGTTGCCGATTTCGATGCGGTGGGCAAGCTCACATATGGCCCGGCACAGGCGCTCGGCGGCGATGTCAGGCTGTTTCCCACGGCGCGGGGAACATCGCCCCATGCGGTGACGCTGCATCTGGTGGAGAACGGCTCCGCGCGGCAACTCGTCGATGCGCGCGGGTTGTTCGTGGGCGGCAAGCAGGCCGATCCCGCAGGTTTCCGCGTCATGACGCAGGACCAGCATTCGGACTGGCTGGCCTTCCTCGGCGCTTCCTATTTCCGCTCCTCCGGTTCGCGCGACCAGTACGGGCTTTCCGCGCGCGGCATCGCGGTGGACACCGCCTTGCCCAAGGCCGAGGAATTCCCCGCCTTCACCGAATTCTGGATCGAGAATCTCGGGCCTGACCGGGTGCGCATCCATGCCCTGCTCGACGGGCCGAGCGTGACGGGCGCCTATGCCTTCGATTGCCGCAAGGGCACCGCGGGGGTGACGCAGGACGTTCGCGCGGCGCTGTTCTTCCGCCGCGATGTCGAGCGGCTGGGCGCCGCGCCGATCACCAGCATGTTCTGGTACGATCAGTCCGATTCCGCCAAGCGCGCGGACTGGCGCCCGGAAATCCACGATTCCGACGGGCTCGCCATATGGACCGGCAGCGGGGAGCGCATCTGGGTGCCGCTGTCCAACCCCGCGGCGAACCGCACGAATGCCTTGCGGGCGGACCATGTGAAGGGCTTCGGCCTGCTGCAGCGCGACCAGGCGTTCGACCACTATCAGGACGACGGCGCCTTCTACGACCGCCGCCCCTCGCTCTGGGTGGAGCCGCAGGGGGACTGGGGCGCGGGCACGGTCATGCTCTACCGCATGCCCACGGGCAGCGAGACGCAGGACAACGTGGCCGCCTTCTGGGTTTCCGACCAGCCGGCGAAGGCGGGGCAGGGCCGCGAATTCGCCTATCGCCTCACCTGGACCTCCCAGGATCCGACGGCGGGCACGGCGGCGCGCTGCGTCGATAGCTGGCAGGGCGCGGCGGGGCGGCCCGGCGACGAGCCCGTCTCGCAGGAGGCGCGCAAGTTCGTGTTCGATTTCGATGGTCCCGCGCTCAGGGGCCTTGGCCGCGACAGCGGCGTGACCGCGGCGACCAACCTGCCGCCCAAGGCCCTGCTTCACGCCGCCGCCTATCCGGTGGCGGGGCAGGACGGGCGCTGGCGGGTCACGCTCGACGTGCGGCCTGCGGCCGTGCCCTCGCCTGAATTCAGGCTCTATCTGAAGCGCGGGGATCAGGCGCTCAGCGAAACGGTAATACAGGGAGTCCAGCCATGA
- the phoB gene encoding phosphate regulon transcriptional regulator PhoB, whose product MNPSVLVVEDDRALCELLTWNLSAEGYQVRSTGDGEEALLMVQEQVPDAIILDWMIEHVPGIEVCRQLRKDKDTAQIPILMLTARGEEEDRIRGLKTGADDYVTKPFSPRELLARIEALLRRARPSLAGNVLQWGDIELDATSHRVRRGGEALHLGPTEFRLLRYFMERPNRVVSRQQILDGVWGMDSDIDERTVDVHIRRLRKAINRDGDTDPIRTVRAAGYAMDVT is encoded by the coding sequence GTGAACCCTTCCGTCCTTGTCGTCGAAGACGACCGCGCCCTTTGCGAACTGCTCACCTGGAACCTCAGCGCCGAAGGATACCAGGTGCGCAGCACCGGCGACGGCGAGGAAGCCCTGCTGATGGTGCAGGAACAGGTGCCCGATGCCATCATTCTTGACTGGATGATCGAGCATGTGCCGGGCATCGAGGTCTGCCGCCAGCTTCGCAAGGACAAGGACACGGCGCAGATCCCGATCCTCATGCTCACCGCCCGCGGCGAGGAGGAGGACCGCATCCGCGGCCTCAAGACCGGTGCGGACGACTATGTGACCAAGCCGTTCTCCCCGCGCGAACTGCTGGCCCGTATCGAGGCGCTGCTGCGCCGCGCCCGGCCTTCGCTGGCGGGCAACGTGCTCCAGTGGGGCGACATCGAGCTGGATGCCACCAGCCACCGCGTGCGCCGCGGCGGCGAGGCACTGCACCTCGGCCCCACCGAATTCCGCCTGCTGCGCTACTTCATGGAACGCCCGAACCGGGTGGTCTCGCGCCAGCAGATCCTTGACGGGGTCTGGGGCATGGACTCCGACATCGACGAGCGCACGGTGGACGTTCACATCCGCCGGTTGCGCAAGGCGATCAACCGCGACGGTGACACCGATCCGATCCGCACCGTGCGCGCCGCCGGCTACGCGATGGACGTCACCTGA
- a CDS encoding helix-turn-helix domain-containing protein: protein MTTARPVPSYVLYGEDIPDSSPEFGHIETIAARSSLHDWEIAPHRHVRSVQVMLVSKGQVTLTIDNVTETLEGPCHIVVPVGSVHGFRFRPETVGYVLTLSSGFAQRRSGDADPMLHALTHGRAGMTPAEVQDRVEFLSAEMLGITQDWRRPSGLFLAMAEALLRSLVPEIAADGGDHGSDLRLSRLRHLVELHFRDQLPIGWYAQRLGMTTRTLTRLCRAKLDCSPQELLHARLALEAQRLLCFANASVVQVSNELGFSDPSYFSRFYLRMTGHRPHLDKSTHAHGE from the coding sequence ATGACAACAGCCCGGCCCGTCCCCTCTTATGTCCTCTATGGCGAGGACATACCCGACAGCTCGCCGGAATTCGGTCATATCGAGACGATCGCGGCCCGAAGTTCCTTGCACGACTGGGAAATCGCACCGCATCGCCATGTGCGCAGCGTGCAGGTCATGCTGGTATCGAAGGGACAGGTCACGCTCACGATCGACAATGTCACCGAGACGCTGGAGGGGCCGTGCCACATTGTCGTGCCGGTGGGCAGCGTCCATGGCTTCCGTTTCCGGCCGGAAACGGTCGGCTACGTGCTGACGCTGTCGAGCGGCTTCGCGCAGCGCCGCAGCGGCGACGCGGACCCGATGCTGCATGCCCTCACGCACGGGCGCGCGGGGATGACGCCGGCGGAGGTGCAGGATCGGGTGGAATTCCTGTCCGCCGAAATGCTGGGCATCACGCAGGACTGGCGGCGACCGAGCGGCCTGTTCCTGGCCATGGCGGAAGCCCTGCTGCGCTCGCTGGTGCCGGAGATCGCGGCCGACGGCGGCGACCACGGCAGCGACCTGCGCCTCTCCCGCCTGCGCCACCTCGTGGAACTGCACTTTCGGGACCAGTTGCCGATCGGCTGGTATGCGCAGCGGCTGGGCATGACCACGCGCACCCTTACCCGCCTGTGCCGCGCAAAGCTGGATTGCTCGCCGCAGGAACTGCTTCACGCCCGCCTTGCCCTGGAAGCGCAGCGCCTGCTCTGCTTCGCCAATGCCAGCGTGGTGCAGGTCTCGAACGAACTGGGCTTCTCGGACCCTTCGTACTTCTCGCGGTTCTACTTGCGGATGACGGGGCATCGCCCGCACCTCGACAAGTCCACTCACGCCCATGGAGAATGA
- a CDS encoding TolC family protein translates to MRNHAVISRAGGPLVLALAGALPRSLPRALAATVPLALAACATPQAPEVHASLSLAPPVEAPTDGDWWKSAGDPLLANLVERGLAADGDLACRAARLHQQEESDAAASRRLAGKVRALVGKDEAPERDAARSAWAYAYAQARADRASEVAQAYVQVRRLQLILVLRTERLDQFRDNAVIAEFRRQAGLVTAIDGGLGNSMAGVVDADVASTRARFDAARAALAAMTGMDGDALLTALGESAEIPAFPPGTAPAPDAPLHRADLMALRSRLESSLAHEKVTQEQLDAARADPDGAAVPPSLREAIRKLDKTQADARAEIASARQALAAFGPREAALADAAAQAKRAVTDARAAYRAGFGDFATLYVTEAAALAAEEARVSLHADRAAAVIRLHRLEGAGWSAADLEPPVGGAACD, encoded by the coding sequence GTGCGAAACCATGCTGTCATAAGCCGCGCGGGCGGCCCGCTCGTACTGGCGCTGGCCGGTGCGCTGCCCCGTTCGTTGCCCCGTGCCCTGGCCGCTACGGTGCCACTTGCGCTGGCCGCCTGCGCCACGCCGCAGGCGCCCGAAGTTCACGCCAGCCTGTCGCTGGCGCCCCCCGTGGAAGCGCCGACCGATGGGGACTGGTGGAAATCGGCAGGCGATCCGCTGCTCGCGAACCTCGTGGAGCGGGGCCTTGCCGCAGATGGCGATCTGGCCTGCCGGGCCGCGCGGCTTCACCAGCAGGAGGAAAGCGACGCGGCGGCTTCGCGGCGGCTTGCCGGGAAGGTCCGCGCGCTGGTGGGCAAGGACGAGGCGCCCGAGCGTGACGCTGCCCGCTCCGCCTGGGCCTATGCCTATGCGCAGGCCCGCGCCGACCGCGCCAGCGAAGTGGCGCAGGCCTATGTGCAGGTCCGCAGGCTCCAGCTGATCCTCGTGCTGCGGACAGAGCGGCTCGACCAGTTCCGCGACAATGCGGTGATCGCCGAGTTCCGCCGCCAGGCCGGGCTCGTCACCGCGATCGACGGCGGGCTGGGCAACAGCATGGCCGGCGTGGTCGATGCCGATGTCGCTTCCACGCGCGCCCGCTTCGATGCCGCGCGCGCCGCGCTTGCGGCGATGACCGGGATGGACGGCGATGCCCTGCTGACCGCGCTCGGCGAAAGCGCCGAGATTCCCGCTTTCCCGCCGGGCACCGCGCCCGCCCCCGATGCTCCGCTTCACCGGGCGGACCTCATGGCCCTGCGCAGCCGCCTCGAATCCAGCCTTGCGCACGAAAAGGTGACGCAGGAGCAGCTCGACGCGGCGCGTGCCGACCCGGATGGCGCGGCCGTGCCGCCGTCCTTGCGGGAGGCGATTCGCAAGCTCGACAAGACGCAGGCCGATGCCCGCGCCGAGATCGCGTCCGCGCGTCAGGCGCTTGCCGCATTCGGCCCCCGAGAAGCCGCGCTGGCCGATGCGGCCGCGCAGGCGAAGCGCGCGGTTACCGATGCGCGCGCGGCCTATCGCGCCGGTTTCGGCGATTTCGCCACGCTCTACGTCACCGAGGCGGCAGCACTGGCCGCCGAAGAGGCGCGGGTTTCGCTCCATGCCGACCGCGCGGCGGCGGTGATTCGCCTGCACAGGCTGGAAGGCGCGGGCTGGTCCGCCGCCGACCTCGAACCGCCGGTGGGGGGCGCGGCCTGTGACTGA